The following proteins come from a genomic window of Kitasatospora sp. NBC_01246:
- a CDS encoding PH domain-containing protein, giving the protein MTESDGKPHQGSAGSDGEPVYADRVYRSIPGVISGVLLLAVAGWLIGDAVLNGTGRTPYVALAAVPVFAFPVIAYTLRPAVRVNDRRLVVRNPLRTITAPWAAVDALRAGYSVELLAGGHKYQVWAVPVSLRQRKRANRIQQRGGGQQHASRLGTAFGRPAPSVVEGAPDPNRAWSDQVVAILQETAERNAGRPDAAGPLVVRWCWWIIAPTLLGLVALIAAIVA; this is encoded by the coding sequence ATGACCGAATCCGACGGCAAGCCCCACCAGGGCTCGGCCGGCTCCGACGGGGAGCCCGTGTACGCCGACCGCGTGTACCGCTCCATTCCCGGTGTGATCTCCGGTGTGCTCCTGCTGGCCGTGGCCGGGTGGCTGATCGGGGACGCGGTGCTGAACGGGACGGGCAGGACCCCGTACGTCGCGCTGGCCGCGGTACCGGTGTTCGCCTTCCCGGTGATCGCCTACACGCTGCGGCCGGCCGTGCGGGTGAACGACCGCCGGCTGGTGGTGCGCAACCCGCTGCGGACGATCACCGCGCCGTGGGCGGCCGTGGACGCCCTGCGCGCGGGGTACTCGGTGGAGCTGCTGGCCGGGGGCCACAAGTACCAGGTGTGGGCCGTGCCGGTGTCGCTGCGCCAGCGCAAGCGGGCCAACCGGATCCAGCAGCGCGGCGGCGGGCAGCAGCACGCCTCCCGGCTGGGCACGGCCTTCGGGCGGCCGGCGCCGTCGGTGGTCGAGGGCGCGCCGGACCCGAACCGGGCCTGGTCCGACCAGGTGGTCGCGATCCTCCAGGAGACCGCCGAGCGGAACGCGGGCCGCCCCGACGCGGCAGGCCCGCTGGTCGTGCGGTGGTGCTGGTGGATCATCGCGCCGACCCTGCTCGGTCTGGTCGCGCTGATCGCCGCGATCGTCGCCTGA
- the deoC gene encoding deoxyribose-phosphate aldolase, whose protein sequence is MSTLAANAPGAAGSGLEDVAASEASLRRFLHGLPGVDQVGLEARAATLGTRSIKTSAKAYAIDLAISMIDLTTLEGADTAGKVRALCAKGRTPDPSDPATPRVAAICVYPDMVATAKDALRGTDIQVASVATAFPAGRAALPVKLADTADAVAAGADEIDMVIDRGAFLSGRYLDVFNEIVAVKEACKRPDGTAAHLKVIFETGELQTYDNVRRVSWLAMLAGADFIKTSTGKVAVNATPPVTLLMLEAVRDFKAQTGVQVGVKPAGGIKTTKDAMKYLVMVNETLGDDWLTPHWFRFGASSLLNDLLMQRQKLTTGRYSGPDYVTVD, encoded by the coding sequence ATGTCCACTCTTGCAGCCAATGCCCCCGGCGCTGCGGGCAGCGGTCTTGAGGACGTTGCGGCGTCCGAGGCCTCGCTCCGCCGCTTCCTGCACGGCCTGCCCGGCGTCGACCAGGTCGGCCTGGAGGCGCGCGCCGCCACTCTCGGTACCCGCTCGATCAAGACCTCGGCGAAGGCGTACGCCATCGACCTGGCCATCTCGATGATCGACCTGACCACCCTCGAAGGCGCGGACACCGCCGGCAAGGTGCGCGCGCTGTGCGCCAAGGGCCGGACCCCGGATCCGTCCGACCCGGCCACCCCGCGCGTCGCCGCCATCTGTGTCTATCCGGACATGGTCGCCACCGCGAAGGACGCCCTGCGCGGCACCGACATCCAGGTCGCCTCCGTCGCCACCGCCTTCCCCGCCGGGCGCGCCGCGCTCCCGGTCAAGCTCGCCGACACCGCCGACGCGGTCGCGGCCGGCGCCGACGAGATCGACATGGTGATCGACCGGGGCGCCTTCCTCTCCGGCCGCTACCTGGACGTCTTCAACGAGATCGTCGCCGTCAAGGAGGCGTGCAAGCGCCCCGACGGCACCGCCGCCCACCTCAAGGTGATCTTCGAGACCGGCGAACTGCAGACGTACGACAACGTGCGCCGCGTCTCCTGGCTGGCGATGCTGGCCGGCGCCGACTTCATCAAGACCTCCACCGGCAAGGTCGCCGTCAACGCGACCCCGCCGGTCACCCTGCTGATGCTGGAGGCCGTCCGCGACTTCAAGGCGCAGACCGGCGTCCAGGTCGGCGTGAAGCCCGCCGGTGGCATCAAGACCACCAAGGACGCCATGAAGTACCTGGTGATGGTCAACGAGACCCTCGGCGACGACTGGCTGACCCCGCACTGGTTCCGCTTCGGCGCCTCCAGCCTGCTCAACGACCTGCTGATGCAGCGTCAGAAGCTGACCACCGGACGGTACTCCGGCCCCGACTACGTGACGGTGGACTGA